The following proteins come from a genomic window of Diadema setosum chromosome 20, eeDiaSeto1, whole genome shotgun sequence:
- the LOC140243750 gene encoding uncharacterized protein codes for MELMLEMEQRLIWLLKTAISRAETAGSFVIDALSSIDTEMWKAKGLNAYEQVETLATISLHSAQNELKILFNDVSEVAMELSWREMAVATFYIVFILWIVWFICLCTTSMQAKGGTESFSEYSIFDLAKTAYMEQNASEVVRLVDVFNFDCNYHIPSNGMTLFLCACIGGSSQLARHLLKKGADYHVRNYHGDTCLHLAVFATSGSKYPNKDLVNLLLEKGANVNARNNSGTTPLHIAAMEGDSDMIQLLLQYGADPASCTPDGILPMYIALNSGYTAAAKLLMVDVKQETSSSIIGSSATPPMVKLGLLSPEKAHLAMSSLPRMSPDFR; via the exons ATGGAGCTAATGCTTGAAATGGAGCAGAGACTGATATGGCTGTTAAAAACAGCCATCTCCAGAGCTGAAACAGCAGGCTCCTTCGTCATAGATGCACTTTCTTCTATCGACACAGAGATGTGGAAGGCCAAAGGGCTGAATGCATATGAGCAGGTGGAAACATTAGCAACCATATCATTGCATT CTGCACAAAATGAGCTCAAGATTCTGTTCAATGATGTGTCTGAGGTAGCCATGGAGTTGTCATGGAGAGAAATGGCAGTAGCAACCTTCTATATTGTGTTCATCCTGTGGATTGTGTGGTTTATTTGCCTATGCACCACATCCATGCAGGCCAAGGGAGGGACAG aATCTTTCTCTGAATACAGCATATTTGATCTTGCCAAG ACAGCTTACATGGAGCAAAATGCTTCAGAAGTCGTGAGACTGGTGGATGTCTTCAATTTTGACTGCAATTACCACATTCCTTCTAATGGCATGACGCTCTTCCTG TGTGCCTGCATTGGTGGAAGTTCACAACTTGCACGACACTTGTTGAAGAAAG GAGCTGATTATCATGTCAGGAATTACCATGGAGATACCTGTCTCCATCTGGCTGTCTTTGCCACCTCTGGGTCAAAGTACCCAAACAAGGATCTTGTCAATCTTCTCCTGGAGAAAG GTGCTAATGTGAATGCTAGGAACAATTCTGGTACCACACCACTCCACATTGCTGCCATGGAAGGGGATTCTGACATGATACAACTCCTTTTGCAATATG GTGCTGATCCAGCTTCATGTACACCAGATGGCATTCTTCCCATGTACATTGCACTCAACTCAG GCTACACAGCAGCAGCCAAATTGCTGATGGTGGATGTAAAGCAGGAAACTAGTAGCAGCATCATAGGCAGCTCGGCTACCCCACCCATGGTCAAACTTGGTCTCCTGAGTCCAGAAAAGGCTCATCTCGCCATGTCTTCTCTCCCAAGAATGAGCCCAGACTTCAGGTAG
- the LOC140243242 gene encoding CCR4-NOT transcription complex subunit 9, with protein sequence MHSAGLGMQPRLGSAAIPAPTPSSVSVPTINSVEREKIYQWIVELASPDTRENALHELSKKREVVPDLAPMLWHSFGTVAALLQEIVNIYPYINPPALTAHQSNRVCNALALLQCIASHPETRSAFLQAHIPLFLYPFLHTVSKTRPFEYLRLTSLGVIGALVKTDEQEVINFLLTTEIIPLCLRIMESGSELSKTVATFILQKILLDETGLSYICQTYERFSHVAMILGKMVIALAKEPSARLLKHVVRCYLRLSDNQRARGALRQCLPDQLKDSTFMAVLKEDNSTKRWLAQLIKNLTETSVMDPRGGIPMPPQ encoded by the exons ATGCACAGTGCTGGACTTGGAATGCAACCG CGGTTGGGGTCTGCTGCAATACCAGCCCCAACACCATCCTCGGTCAGCGTGCCTACGATAAACTCAGTGGAGAGAGAAAAGATCTACCAGTGGATCGTTGAATTGGCGAGCCCTGACACCAGAGAAAATGCACTTCATGAACTCAG CAAAAAACGAGAGGTTGTGCCCGACCTGGCTCCGATGCTCTGGCACTCATTTGGTACAGTGGCTGCTCTGCTTCAGGAAATTGTCAACATCTATCCCTACATCAATCCACCAGCTCTCACT GCACACCAGTCCAACAGAGTTTGCAATGCCCTGGCTTTACTGCAATGTATTGCATCACATCCAGAGACAAGATCAGCATTTTTACAGG CACACATACCCCTGTTTCTGTACCCATTTCTGCACACGGTCAGCAAGACGAGACCATTTGAGTATCTCCGTCTGACCAGTCTCGGTGTGATCGGTGCCCTGGTCAAG ACTGACGAACAAGAAGTCATCAACTTCTTGCTGACAACGGAAATCATCCCGCTCTGTTTGAGGATCATGGAAAGTGGCAGTGAATTGTCAAAAACT GTTGCCACCTTCATTCTACAGAAGATCCTACTGGATGAGACTGGCCTGTCCTACATCTGCCAGACCTATGAGCGGTTCTCACATGTTGCAATGATCCTG GGTAAGATGGTGATAGCACTGGCCAAGGAGCCATCAGCCAGACTCCTGAAGCATGTTGTACGGTGCTACCTTCGACTCTCGGACAACCAGCG GGCGAGGGGGGCGCTGCGGCAGTGCCTGCCGGACCAGCTGAAGGACAGCACCTTCATGGCGGTGCTGAAGGAGGACAACTCCACCAAGCGCTGGCTGGCCCAGCTGATCAAGAACCTGACAGAGACCAGTGTCATGGACCCGCGCGGGGGAATCCCCATGCCGCCGCAATGA